The following are from one region of the Nostoc cf. commune SO-36 genome:
- a CDS encoding homocysteine biosynthesis protein, producing MRTIAEINEKISRQRAVVLTTEELKARVVEIGVTKAAKEVDVVTTGTFEPMESSGAIINLGHTDPPIKIRRCWLDGVPAYSGFGAVDLYVGASSAVETTDGEEVRERGGGHIIEDLIAGKPIHVKAQGQVTDCYPRATFETTITSETINQFYLFNPRNLYQNFIVGVNGGDRPLFTYLGPLQPRLGNAVYSNPGAISPLLNDPDLQLVGIGTRIFLGGGIGYVAWEGTQHFPLQKRLANRTPIGPSATLALIGDAKQMDAHWVRGCYFKSYGPSLMLGVGVPLPVLNELVIEHCAVQDQDLVAPIVDFSIPRRVRPTFGLVSYAQLKSGRITIEGKAIRSAPLASLFFSRQVALELKKWIEAGTFTLTEPVSPIPMERSFLPQDRRTDF from the coding sequence ATGCGAACAATTGCAGAAATTAACGAGAAAATCAGCCGCCAACGTGCGGTAGTGTTGACAACTGAAGAATTAAAAGCACGAGTTGTAGAAATCGGTGTTACTAAAGCTGCTAAAGAAGTTGATGTAGTTACCACTGGCACATTTGAGCCAATGGAATCAAGTGGTGCAATTATCAATTTGGGACATACTGACCCCCCAATAAAAATTCGTCGCTGCTGGTTAGACGGTGTGCCAGCATACTCTGGTTTTGGGGCAGTAGATTTATATGTGGGTGCGAGTTCTGCTGTGGAGACTACAGACGGTGAAGAAGTCAGAGAACGTGGCGGTGGTCATATAATCGAAGATTTAATCGCTGGTAAACCTATACACGTAAAAGCCCAAGGACAAGTAACAGATTGTTATCCCAGAGCAACTTTTGAAACTACTATCACCAGCGAAACAATTAATCAGTTCTATTTATTCAATCCGCGCAATCTTTATCAAAATTTTATTGTTGGTGTAAATGGTGGCGATCGCCCCCTCTTCACCTATCTCGGCCCTTTACAACCGCGTCTGGGGAATGCCGTTTACTCCAACCCAGGTGCTATTTCTCCCCTACTCAACGACCCAGATTTGCAACTCGTTGGTATAGGTACTCGAATTTTTTTAGGCGGTGGTATTGGCTATGTCGCTTGGGAAGGCACTCAGCACTTCCCCTTACAAAAGCGTTTAGCTAATCGGACACCGATTGGGCCTTCCGCCACTTTAGCTTTAATTGGTGATGCCAAGCAAATGGATGCTCATTGGGTGCGGGGTTGTTACTTCAAAAGTTATGGCCCCTCATTGATGTTAGGCGTTGGTGTCCCACTACCAGTATTAAATGAACTGGTAATTGAACACTGTGCCGTCCAAGATCAAGACTTGGTAGCCCCGATAGTGGATTTTTCCATTCCCCGGCGCGTCCGTCCCACCTTTGGTTTGGTGAGTTACGCCCAACTTAAATCTGGGAGGATCACCATTGAGGGCAAAGCAATACGCTCTGCCCCCTTAGCGAGTCTGTTTTTTTCTAGGCAAGTCGCCCTAGAGTTGAAAAAGTGGATCGAAGCAGGTACCTT